From Rana temporaria chromosome 5, aRanTem1.1, whole genome shotgun sequence:
GCCGTATGGTGAGTTGGATCCATAatctctggtaagagtatccatttctCTTCCCCACTCCTCCAAGGTGAAGGCACTGCCGGGTGTTATATCTACCATGCATTTGGTCATTTTTATTTGCACTGGGATTTCACGACTGTGATATTATGAACTGTGTTTTATTTGCATCACAAGTTATATTCAGTGATCACATACTTGTGGAGTTGGTTTGatcacagctatatatatatatatatatatatatatatatatatatatatatatattcacttcaAGTGTGTTTTCCATTTGTGACCATTAATTGCATACTAGTCATCCTTGGTGTGCCAGGTAGAACTGTTTTTGAATAGTTGTCATACACACACTCGTTTATGAGTGAGACAAACCTTGGTTCATCACttattaatattcttttttttttagtaaatatatTTCTCCTGTGAATacccatcacatgatgtgaattcATTCAGCACCTCtgtgcacaatattttttactgtttcaaCAGTGAcacttattcactttacggtatTTCAGATTTTTTGAGCGCTACATGTTATAACCCTACATTTGTTCACAATTCAGTCttattgttgtgttggctgcctatacatttatttttggttggcacaatatattatatacattttttttttcatagtaactgatgtattaatgtcctgcactcactggtcacggtcactgatgaatgaattcactggtcacggtcactgatgaatgattttactggtcacggtcactgatgaatgaattcactggtcacggtcactgatgaatgattttactggtcatggtcactgatgaatgattttactggtcacagaTGAATGAATTAATTGGTCACGGTCATAGATGAATGAATTTATTGGTCACGTTTACTGATGAATGAATTCACTGGtcacggtcactgatgaatgaattcactggtcacggtcactgatgaatgaatttactggtcacggtcactgatgaatgaattcactggtcacggtcactgatgaatgaatttactggtcacggTCATAGATGAATGAATTTATTGGTCACGTTTACTGATGAATGAAttcactggtcactgatgaatgaattcactggtcacggtcactgatgaatgaatttactggtcacagtcactgatgaatgaatctACTGGTCACGCTCACTGAATtaatgaatttactggtcacggTCACTAATGTATTAATCTACTGTCACTACTGGTCTCGGTCACTGATGATGAATGAATGTACTgccactgcatttatgggtgctggtaaggccacatttatgggtgctgatattactgcatttatgggtgctgatgttactgcatttatgggtgctgatgttactgcatttatgggtgctgatgttactgcatttatgggtgctgatgttactgcattcatgggtgctgatgttactgcattcatgggtgctgatgttactgcattcatgggtgctgatgttactgcattcatgggtgctgatgttactgcattcatgggtgctgatgttactgcattcatgggtgctgatgttactgcatttatggcttttgttagctgttttttttgttacggttatctgaaagatgggtttcaaaagttttgacaggggcgcagtttcagtgcttgccatagtcgccatttttactagatacgcctctgtgtCACTGTGAAGAATGGAGCCGATGCTTTCTGTGTAGTTCCGGCTCTTCATAGGCGGAGTGATATCAAATGCACTCCGCCTTTGAcagatacaggaagcatcggcccTGCTCTCTACTGCAGCCGCATACTTCCTGTCACACGTCCGCATCTCAGAGGACCCAGGCAGTACACACGCCACTCCAACATTAATACCCACCAGCACCAGCAGTACCCACACCAGCATtacccaccagcaccagagtgtgtacatttatatatatatatatatatatatatatatatatatatatatacactgtatatatatatttatttagttttttttagttgtatgattaaagtagatgtaaactcaaaaaaaatttgatgtcacaatgtagagtataagatttcctatcatctgtgcccagtcttgccacacagagttaaagcggttgtaaacccgcatatacatttttatttttgtttacacctgcaaggcaaaagccataatgagctaatatgcaccgcatattagctcattatgaaatacttacgtcagaacgaggtagggaacttacctggtccacgccgagcatgtcttctgggtatcgccgctccagcgctgtgattggctggagcggcgatgacgtcactgcgcgcgggagatttcattccggcatgggtcggcggggccggcccttcagacGAGgatccccccctgcgcatgcgccgctgcaatcagcggcgcattgcgaggggaatatctcctatctcctatgttatgtttatcataatatgaggtgatccacagtataaaaagtgagaaatacacccctcccccacataacacatcatggtaatatacaatgacctgtggatcacctcatattatgataaacttaacataacatatgataaacatgtccaagctagatatgtaaataacctgtcactcaaagcaaggagagaagaacatactttttatttagacagggttttatctggaagaggattgctcagcgctggattaactctgtgtggcaagactgggcacagattataggaaatATTATACTCTACATCGTGAcatcttatttttttgggggtttacatccactttaatcatacaactaaaaaaacgaaataaatatagatatatatataaatgtacacactctggtgctggtgggtaATGCTGGTGTGGGTACTGCTGGTGCTGGTGGGTATTAATGTTGGAGTGGCGTGTGTACTGCCTgggtactctacattgtgacatcacaaaaaaaagaaatgtttgggtttacatccactttaatcatacaactaaaaaaacgaaatatatatagatatatatataaatgtacacactctggtgctggtgggtaATGCTGGTGTGGGTACTGCTGGTGCTGGTGGGTATTAATGTTGGAGTGGCGTGTGTACTGCCTgggtactctacattgtgacatcacaaaaaaaagaaatgtttgggtttacatccactttaatcatacaactaaaaaaacgaaatatatatagatatatatataaatgtacacactctggtgctggtgggtaATGCTGGTGTGGGTACTGCTGGTGCTGGTGGGTATTAATGTTGGAGTGGCGTGTGTACTGCCTgggtactctacattgtgacatcacaaaaaaaaaaaaaaaatgtttgggtttacatccactttaagttattaGTGCCCCTCAAGTTTTGACTGTAATATCTTATGTGTCCCCCTTATATAGCAATCTTAGAGTTGCCACTCGTTCGAGGAAGTGTAAAAAAGGTGaggaaaaataaagtttattacGTGTTGGTGAAAATAACCTTTAGTGCAGAAATGAAACGTAATGTTTTGAGTGGAGCACAGAAGAGGAAAAAGGCTGCAGAGGAGAAAGAGAAAATGTGCAAACTTCCAAAACTAACATCTTGGCTCAATACAGGTGCAACGTCAGCCAGTAGTTCTGCTCCTCCAGATGTAGCATCCACATCTACATGCACTTCAATTCCAGCAGAAATACCAATGGTATCATTACCTGATCCTACTGCTGGGGAAAATCCACAAGAGGAAATGCCCACATCTGTATCAGTAAGGGAGTTTGCAACCCAAGACACAGATCCGGGGCTATGGGATATTAGCAATACTAGTACAGTGGATTACTGGATTCGTAGTGGGCCGACAGCATGCCAGAATCATGACTGCAACCTTTTAAACTCAGGCAGAGTGTATAAGGGAACTGGAAGAGAAAATACACAGACAAGGTATTTGTCAAAGAATGTGTTTAAACGTGAATTGCGGAATGGCGAGTGTGTAAAGCGTGAATGGCTACTCTATTCGCCATCCCAAGGTCGTTTGTACTGCTTTGCATGTCGCCTATTTTCCAAGACAGAATCTCCCTTTGCTACATCAGGATATAATGACTGGAAGCACAGCAATGTTATTGGTGAACATGAAAATGGAGAAGAACATCGCAAGTGCATGACGGCATATTTTATTCGCCATAAAGAAACTGGAAATGTTGATACACTATTACTTCAACAACTTCGCTCAGAGCAGGAGTATTGGCATAAAGTGTTGACACGAGTGGTTTCTGTAATTCGCTTTCTTGCCTCCAGAGGTTTGCCATTTCGTGGAGAAAACCAAATAATTGGGTCTGCTAAAAATGGAAACTATTTGGGTATTCTTGAGCTGTTAAGTGAATTTGACCCTTTTTTGGAAGAACATCTCAAATTGTATGGGAATCCAGGAAAGGGAAACCCATCATATTTATCAGCAAACATTTGTGAGGAATTCATTGAAATAATGGGACAACATGTTCTTTCTGCTATTCTTGAAGAAATAAAAGAATCAAAATATTATTCAATAAGTGTAGATTCCACTCCAGACATCTCACACACCGATCAACTGACATTTACTGTCCGGTACATTCGAGGATGTGAGCCTGTGGAACGTTTTCTTAAGTTCATCCCCATCTTTTCTCATGGAGCAAAGAATCTTGCCGACACTGTTGTGGGATTCCTTAAGGAGAACAAAATTCCACTATCCAACTGCCGTGGTCAGTCATATGACAATGCCTCAAATATGTCTGGACGCTATACTGGATTGCAAGCACGGATTCTTCAGTTGAATGAGTTTGCCGTGTATGTCCCCTGTGCTGGACACAGCTTGAACCTGGTGGGAGTAAAAGCAGCAGAGTGTTGTCTACAGTGTGTAAAATTCTTCGACTTTGTTCAGCgtctttattcattcttctctgctTCCACACATCGATGGAATGTTCTTGCAACATCTCTTGGGAAAAACATTGTGGTCAAGCGTCTGTCTGACACAAGATGGTCGGCACATTTTGATGCTGTTCATGCTTTACATGAGGGTTTTGAGAAAATTAAAAATGCACTAGATTCTGTATCAGCTGACACTGAACAGGAAGTAAATACAAGGCGAGAGGCAAAAGGATTGAGTGACAAAATGGAAAACCTGGAAACGATCTTCCTCACAATTCTTTGGAATGACGTTCTTGAAAGAGTCAACAAAACAAGCAAGGTCCTGCAATCAGAGGATATGAATATACTTGTTGCCATGAACCTTCTTGAGTCTCTAAAAACTTATCTTCAGGATACTAGAGACAGATTTAGTGCATATGAATTGAAAGCCAGGAGTAGGTGTCCAGATTCAGAATATAAGGAAAAACGGGAAGGAAAGCGAAGTGTACGCCTCACTAGATATGACGGATCAGAAGAAGAGGTACTTCTCAGTAAAAGTGAAAAGTTTAAGGTGGAAACATTCCTTCCTGTTCTGGACTCTCTAATTCCTGCACTGACAAAACGTGCAGAAGCTTATTCATCGATTGGAAATATGTTTTCATTCTTCTGTGAATTAAAAACAATTCGTTCTGATGACCTAAAAAAAAGGTGTGAATATCTGGCTAATGTTTATCACAAAGATCTTGATTATGGTGACCTACTAAATGAATGTGAGCATCTCAAGCACTACATGATTCTTGATCAAAATTGTGAGACTCTTCCTGCATTGTACAGAAAAATAATTTCAGACAACTTGAAATCTGTTTTTCCGAATGTGGAAATTGCACTCAGAGTGTTCATGTGCATGATGGTGACCAACTGTGCAGGAGAGCGTTCGTTCTCAAGATTGAAACTGATAAAAAATGAGCTTCGCAGCACAATGGGGCAGCATCGTTTGAACTGGCGTTCACTAATGTGCATTGAACATGACATCCTAAAAACCATTGACTTCAAGCCAGTTATAAAGGAATTCTGTACAAAAAAGTGTCGCAAATTTAATAAATGATTAGTGTTTTTGTACTGTCCAATTTCAATCAGTAATGTCTTGTTTTTCAATTTCTTGCTTTTCAAGCTCATGTTATATTGTTCAAACGTTGTGTTTAATGTTTAAACACTGATTTTGTTGAAAGTACCAATAAATATCGCCTTATTGataatttgcatttttattctagtgcgtgattgtgtagacagggccccagtgcactgtagtgcccgggggcctataatgctcttaagatggcactggtatcttggcgcctgattcaaagaatcagatacgccaaaatttctctaagatacgaccagcgtaagtctcctgcgccgtcatatcttaactgcatatttatgctggccgctaggggcgtgtacgctgatttacgcctagaaatatgtaaatcagctagatacgccaattcacgaacgtacgcgcggccgtcgcattacagatacgccgtttacgttaggctttttccggcgtaaagttacccctgctatatgaggcgtagatgaggcgtaccaatgttaagtatggacgtcgggccagcgccgaattttccgttgattacgtcgtttgcataagtcgttcacgaatagggctgtgcgtaatttacgttcacgtcgaaagcattggcttttttgcgggttaatttggagcatgcgcactgggatactttcacggacgacgcatgcgccgttcggagaaagcgtcatttatgtggggtcacaatacatttacataatacacgcccacatcttccacatttgaattaggcgggcttacgccggcctatttacgctacgccgccgcaactttgctttgagaatactgcacttgcctgtcaaagtaaataggatacgttacgcccgcacaaagatgcgctctcctacgtgaatccgggccaatatctttaTTTAAATGGAAGCTGATACCTCCTTAGGCAGAAAGTAGAGTCTGGGACATAGAATAACCATATCCATATGAAGGAGCAAAAATGGAGACTTGTATAGCAATAGTGCAAGATCCAAGACTCTACGAACCAAAGTAATGCCAACCAGGAAAAAGAGTGTTAGCAGTGGGATACCCTTCTGTCcttgaaaggcattttttttgcaacaccagcAATAGCaggttagccctggttcacaccagtgtgacATGCCATGCAACTTGACAGTTCAAAGTTGCTTGACAAGTCACACCCCGTTTCTGCAATGGATACGTTCACATTTTGAAAAAGGTTCCCGCACTATTTCTGTGTGATTTCAgtgcgacttgcattgacatctGTTAAATGAAATTGCACGGATGTCAGCAAGCTGCACATGAAATTGCACTGATAGTTGGCTTTGAGCTTGCGCTGAACTAGCACAGCTTCAATGCCACACTGGTGTGAAATaattgtacacacaaacagacgaGATCCCAGAGGACACTGAAATAAGACCACCAAAGCCGACACCTGACCCTTAATTGACACTCACACCATGTAGAATGTGTCTTTCAAGTACAATAATAAAGCTTGCCTCAAGTGGCTTTGTGAGCCTTGTGTGGATGACCTCATCTGAGAGCCCTCTTATCCTTAGCACTTGGCTTTAACAACCAAGCAGCCAGTAGGGTAAATGGTTCCTTGACAATAGTTTTTTTGAAAACAGTAAAAAACAAGTAGTGTTCACTCCCAAAGCAGATCTGCATACCATGACCTTCAAGGTCATTCTTTGGCCACTAGGATCACAGGAAAACCCTTCGCCTTAATCCAGAATAGTAGCCATATCAAAATCTTATATCAGAGTGTAGCAATTCCATGAATCCACCAATATATCTAATGTGTCTGCCCAAGGGTTGTTGCCCTTCCTATAAACATGCCCACcttcaactagacatgtgcaattactTTTGGTCCGAATCTAAATTTGGACGAATATTTGGAGATTTGGATACGTCCGAATCTCTGAATAACCAatgattcgtttttttttttttctctaaaggacttgtcaaaagttGGCGTTGTGTTTTTATTACCTTTGACTTATTTTTTGGgttaatgagtaggggtactatgtacccctactcattaacATAGGGGGTACCAGGattttccagattccaataagccctccccctgcccacagacccccgacAACCACTGGCAcagggttgtggagaagaggcccATGTCtctatcaacatgggaacaaggtgctttggaggaGAGCTCCCTTGCCCCAAAGCACTCCCCATGTTgacggcatgtggcctggtatggttcagaaagaggatccccctttcctggcctgctggtctgcatgctcaggtaagggtctggtatagattttgggggttactgcaaaccatttaaaaaaaaaaatcattagccgTTCTTAACGACCAGCTATTTTTCACACGGAATTTTAATTGGTTGATCATTTTTCGACCGATCCGAATTTGAATGGttcaaaaaaaattggaattcattagaaaatgaataaacaaaacaaaacaaatgtcaaaactaataaacaaaataaaaatgagtaaCATAATTAATTTatccgaaattaaaaaaaaaaatattctactctgcacatgtctactttccaCTAAGATGTGACAAAAAAAGTCAAACATCTGGCGTTTCCCATCATAGGAAGATTTTTAGGAAGAGCTCTAGATGAAGGGCGAACTTACCCTGATCTGGACCCTTTCGACTGACATAGCCCATTTGCCAGTTTTCTTTCTATTCCTGGTATGTGTACTGCGGACAGTGCCAGCATGTTGCCCTCAGCCTATCTCAGAATGTATGTGACTGTGCTCACACAGGCTGTGCCTCCAGTAACTCAATTTTGTGGCCTGAGGTTTCCAATTTGCAAACCCATGGGTTAGCCAATAGTCCACAACCGCTAGAAGTCATACCAGGTGGAAGCAAAATGTCACATGAATGGGGGGTTCTTTAGCTCAGACTTAGTAAACTTGGACTGCCAGAGAAGCTTACCCCCTGCAGCGGTAGAGGGCCTAGAGGACTTAGTCTCTTTGTCCAAATTTAAAGCACATTAAAAAGCATCTTATTGGCTAAAAAGGGAGGCCATATGCAATGGGAGTATTTGCCCTTCCTGAGCTGAGGCATTAAAGGGCTCATTCCTTCATGTTCCCTGATGATATCATCCATTGTCACGCCCAAAAAATCAAACTTCTGTGAATAGTAAATCCATAAGAGCCTTTTTAGACATTTGGTCAGCCTACCAACACTTAAGCAACTGTACCAGTTGCTATTTCAAATCCACATTAACATGGCCACATGGCCCTATATGAGcattgatgtcactgctactctGCCTGTTCTCTTGTATAGTTGATGACAACTTCAGAATCTGTCATTTAGCTAGTGGTACTATCAAGATCAGTTGTGTGCAACgggtcatctttttttttttttttttcggtgggcattgtgattaaaggggttgtaaaggtccgtcttttattttctaaattggttcctttaagctagtgcattgttggttcacttaccttgtccttagattttccttctaaatgttgtttttctttgtttgaatttctcactt
This genomic window contains:
- the LOC120940391 gene encoding zinc finger MYM-type protein 1-like, giving the protein MCPPYIAILELPLVRGSVKKVRKNKVYYVLVKITFSAEMKRNVLSGAQKRKKAAEEKEKMCKLPKLTSWLNTGATSASSSAPPDVASTSTCTSIPAEIPMVSLPDPTAGENPQEEMPTSVSVREFATQDTDPGLWDISNTSTVDYWIRSGPTACQNHDCNLLNSGRVYKGTGRENTQTRYLSKNVFKRELRNGECVKREWLLYSPSQGRLYCFACRLFSKTESPFATSGYNDWKHSNVIGEHENGEEHRKCMTAYFIRHKETGNVDTLLLQQLRSEQEYWHKVLTRVVSVIRFLASRGLPFRGENQIIGSAKNGNYLGILELLSEFDPFLEEHLKLYGNPGKGNPSYLSANICEEFIEIMGQHVLSAILEEIKESKYYSISVDSTPDISHTDQLTFTVRYIRGCEPVERFLKFIPIFSHGAKNLADTVVGFLKENKIPLSNCRGQSYDNASNMSGRYTGLQARILQLNEFAVYVPCAGHSLNLVGVKAAECCLQCVKFFDFVQRLYSFFSASTHRWNVLATSLGKNIVVKRLSDTRWSAHFDAVHALHEGFEKIKNALDSVSADTEQEVNTRREAKGLSDKMENLETIFLTILWNDVLERVNKTSKVLQSEDMNILVAMNLLESLKTYLQDTRDRFSAYELKARSRCPDSEYKEKREGKRSVRLTRYDGSEEEVLLSKSEKFKVETFLPVLDSLIPALTKRAEAYSSIGNMFSFFCELKTIRSDDLKKRCEYLANVYHKDLDYGDLLNECEHLKHYMILDQNCETLPALYRKIISDNLKSVFPNVEIALRVFMCMMVTNCAGERSFSRLKLIKNELRSTMGQHRLNWRSLMCIEHDILKTIDFKPVIKEFCTKKCRKFNK